GGTAATATTAAAACCCAAGAAAATGAGAACCTAGAACCTCTTCTTGTTAATAGAATTAACAGTTGGCACCTCCGACCAACAGCACATACACTTATAGGCAATTTGTTTTTGGCAAGTGATTACGTTCAAACAAATACAGACTTAGCTTCTATGGAAGGAGCGAATGAAGCTGCAAGGAGAGCGGTAAATAGTATTCTGCAAGATTCAGATTCGAGTGAGCTTCCATGTAGAATATGGAAATTACGTGAGCCGGATGTTTTGGCTGTATTAAGATGGGCGGACAAAGAGAAATTTAAAAAGGGTCAACCATGGGATGGTCAGTTATCCTTTTTAAGTGCCATCATAATTAAGATCAAGATGTTTATTAAGATGATGGTTTCTTAATCGATGTAATTGTCTATCTCATTTAATAGATATCTACCTAGATAAAATAATTATCTCGTATTTATATCGATGTAGGGTATAGGTGCGTTCATGTGTCTTAAATATAATAGCATTGCGCCAATATCTAGAGAACTTCATTTTAACCACATACACGAACAGGTAAGTTATTAATTATTTGATTTGATGAAAGCCATTTCTCTAGTTTGCATTATTTTTTGTTCATCTTATGTATTATATGCACAAGAAACAATAACCATTAGTGGGTATTTACAAGAAGAAGCCAGTAGCGAAAAACTGATTGGCGGTAATCTTTATGAATTTAATTCAAGGAAAGGTACCGTAACTAACGATTATGGCTTCTTTAGTCTAACGGTTCCTAAAGATTCAATTAATCTTCGCATATCCTTTGCTGGCTTCGAAACGCAATATTATATAGGATTTCCAAAAGAGGATTTG
The sequence above is drawn from the Flavobacteriales bacterium genome and encodes:
- a CDS encoding phytoene dehydrogenase, whose translation is GNIKTQENENLEPLLVNRINSWHLRPTAHTLIGNLFLASDYVQTNTDLASMEGANEAARRAVNSILQDSDSSELPCRIWKLREPDVLAVLRWADKEKFKKGQPWDGQLSFLSAIIIKIKMFIKMMVS